Proteins from a genomic interval of Colletes latitarsis isolate SP2378_abdomen chromosome 3, iyColLati1, whole genome shotgun sequence:
- the LOC143340599 gene encoding uncharacterized protein LOC143340599: MSKSSIRKITVDPTKCNTDSRRPSVFERLGTKPAVTAGQNSSDYCRNWALNGSCSYGKNCKYANTHTLISPSKRAKKDNAIASTTGLIEDPFKRLTSKIVKKASHSPDLNLEEWNQTDLEYEDEKVLERRRQLLQRELELQMKKDKEVHGKDKVRQKKKAMTSSSSSRTSSTSSSSTSSSSEDSSSSSTSDSRKKVKKIKSKRHHSGSTDYDEDKERRRKLKLKRLGTKNEKPAVKKKRKFESSSTKKDVTARSTKKYTSTSTSRKHSSTPRTRSPVIQVPVTVTVATTAVLGSSVSVPHHGTTNKVRERNRSESPKATKNRDVDKEDRHYKKVRDVDELSKDNTKNKSLDKNKEQDKEKNRTIDEKIKPDERLKVKCKDKEIRSRTPPTSERSKHQHSKEAISTKTRRSRTPEKSSKTRQEPPSSKTQDRQISTNRSRDIEKKDRESHKNDKTKDREDIRKSEQSSKTRQMPSQEENHRRIGKEFDDKAYVGDKTRQKSRERRDKDHTRDERGHSRLGRDQRDPRDKDKEELPERCRERQRERDRERDRDRERDRERDRDRDRDRDRDRDRDRDRDRDRDRDRDRDRDRDRDKESIKPRDRDVPPLVPTSISLTTDKNSRYSRDKERIVGKDNAFEKNGTRERRSDRERERSETKALSDRDRTSTQRIDNRYDRSTVDKDASTRKAGVNSPRDRVDRFPRERSLDRASLLDKNVHNVPPPSQAASLPPVQSSIASSSSSSAPATLSTSRDNLIDRIDPGHYDRERHRRFSTRYDRTHTAEHDQSRITPTKVDRLIERRETSPRRTIEIDRNYNRNYGRLSEHWDEQEEASTHLDYREHHVHEDDRRKTVDGRRYDSPFDERRGIREERSRESRYVVQATDRTSFEDHRHHHYHHRHPLYPGEKLRSNASIRDENVPNDDWDNHHRDVEHSRERTYGPVDWEEREWRVRALWDSRDSLPRSEVHDDDWNSRYDNSVSDWKSSDTRKWDNQSVHIRGHYRNDRSKELEIGESTSHNKRRSYNSSETREECTVHTSKQASLYGSMKEEPINKKLMELAEGKISTTREKSTDSFQKKTLPKEKSEVKETVTSEPKRSCIDESLQTLHTESDLSDISDDPDDILNMEDITDVDTSKTRANKKTPDIIQRDVQSITQEADPSSPKETIEETVFNTKGKDNTDTMSFRNMEDDNMETMDFEEISDGELEEDIKTSGKGLGDALGVDWESLVKETQPRRSVSCNQNAENRWQCKAILHRIGVSAKYAGDDLMKKLTKKYGKDDHSEFFLHNIAFMHTALARNRLLHDLNNDILPAVDDFLYRNGNVNSEEDCEDVDYDLEVLRPCTTLYEEAKCLLQQTV, translated from the exons ATGTCAAAATCAAGCATAAGGAAAATAACGGTTGACCCTACGAAATGTAATACAGACTCTCGTCGACCAAGTGTGTTTGAGAGGTTGGGGACAAAACCAGCAGTTACTGCCGGCCAAAATTCTTCGGATTATTGCAGAAACTGGGCATTGAATGGCAGTTGTTCATATGGGAAGAATTGCAA ATATGCAAATACTCACACATTAATAAGTCCATCAAAGCGTGCCAAGAAGGATAATGCTATTGCGAGTACAACAGGA CTTATTGAGGATCCGTTTAAAAGGCTTACTTCTAAGATCGTAAAAAAGGCATCGCACAGTCCTGATTTAAATCTAGAAGAGTGGAATCAGACAGATTTGGAGTACGAGGACGAAAAAGTGTTAGAAAGGCGTAGACAGCTGTTACAACGTGAACTGGAGTTACAAATGAAGAAAGATAAAGAAGTTCATGGAAAGGACAAAGTGAGACAGAAGAAAAAGGCAATGACGTCTTCCTCTAGTTCTCGTACTTCAAGTACATCTAGCAGTAGTACTAGTTCTAGCAGCGAAGATTCGTCTTCTAGTTCAACATCAGATTCACGAAAGaaagttaaaaaaattaaatctaaACGGCATCATAGTGGTTCCACAGATTATGATGAAGATAAAGAAAGACGAAGAAA ATTAAAATTGAAAAGACTTGGAACGAAGAACGAGAAACCGGCAGTTAAGAAGAAACGCAAGTTTGAAAGCAGTTCTACGAAGAAAGACGTTACTGCTAGGTCAACAAAGAAGTATACCTCTACCTCAACATCAAGGAAACATTCTTCTACTCCTCGCACAAGATCACCAGTAATACAAGTGCCTGTAACGGTAACAGTTGCAACAACGGCAGTGTTAGGTTCCTCGGTATCTGTACCCCATCATGGAACAACTAACAAAGTTAGAGAACGAAATAGAAGTGAATCTCCAAAAGCAACAAAAAATAGAGACGTTGATAAAGAAGACAGGCATTATAAAAAAGTACGAGACGTGGACGAATTATCTAAAGACAACACTAAGAATAAATCTCTTGACAAAAACAAGGAGCAGGATAAAGAAAAAAATCGTACAATAGATGAAAAAATAAAACCCGATGAAAGATTAAAAGTGAAATGTAAAGACAAGGAAATACGCTCCAGGACGCCGCCAACATCTGAAAGATCAAAACATCAGCATTCGAAGGAAGCAATTTCAACGAAAACACGTCGTAGTCGTACGCCTGAAAAATCGTCAAAAACAAGACAGGAGCCTCCTTCGTCAAAGACCCAAGACAGACAGATTTCCACAAATAGATCTCGAGATATAGAGAAAAAGGATCGCGAATCGCATAAAAATGACAAAACTAAAGACAGGGAAGATATCAGAAAATCTGAACAGAGTAGTAAAACCAGACAAATGCCGAGTCAAGAGGAAAATCATAGAAGAATTGGTAAAGAATTTGATGACAAAGCTTATGTGGGTGATAAAACACGACAAAAAAGTAGAGAGAGACGTGATAAAGACCATACGAGGGACGAACGCGGACATTCGAGGCTTGGTAGAGATCAACGAGACCCTCGAGACAAAGATAAAGAAGAATTACCGGAACGATGTCGCGAACGACAACGAGAAAGGGATCGTGAACGTGACAGAGATCGCGAACGCGATCGTGAAAGGGACAGAGATAGAGATCGAGATCGTGAtcgtgatcgagaccgggatcgtGATCGGGATCGAGATCGTGACCGTGACCGTGATAGGGATCGTGACCGTGATAGAGACAAAGAATCAATAAAACCAAGAGATAGAGATGTCCCACCTCTAGTTCCAACGTCTATAAGTTTAACAACGGATAAGAATTCGCGTTATAGTCGGGACAAAGAACGGATAGTAGGAAAAGATAATGCCTTTGAAAAAAATGGTACTCGAGAACGTAGAAGCGATAGAGAAAGGGAACGATCTGAAACGAAAGCACTTTCTGATCGAGATAGAACGTCTACCCAACGAATTGATAATAGATACGATAGAAGTACTGTTGATAAGGATGCGTCTACACGTAAAGCAGGTGTAAATTCACCGAGAGATCGTGTTGATCGTTTCCCGCGTGAAAGATCTTTGGATAGAGCATCTTTGCTCGATAAAAATGTACATAATGTGCCACCGCCATCACAAGCAGCTTCCTTACCACCTGTCCAATCTTCCATAGCGTCTTCATCGTCCTCGTCCGCACCAGCTACTCTATCAACGTCGCGAGATAACTTAATCGACAGAATAGATCCTGGACATTATGATCGAGAAAGACATCGACGATTTAGTACAAGGTATGATCGAACTCATACAGCTGAACATGATCAGTCGCGTATTACACCAACCAAAGTTGATCGTTTGATCGAAAGACGAGAAACTAGCCCACGGCGTACTATTGAAATAGATAGAAATTATAACAGAAATTATGGGCGATTGTCTGAGCATTGGGATGAACAAGAGGAGGCGTCAACGCATTTGGATTATCGCGAGCATCATGTTCACGAAGACGATAGAAGAAAAACTGTTGATGGAAGAAGATACGATAGTCCGTTCGACGAAAGACGTGGAATTCGCGAAGAAAGATCTCGAGAATCTAGATACGTTGTTCAAGCTACGGATAGGACATCTTTCGAGGATCATCGACATCATCACTATCATCACAGACATCCACTCTATCCTGGAGAGAAATTAAGGAGTAATGCATCGATTCG AGATGAAAATGTTCCCAACGATGATTGGGATAATCATCATCGTGATGTGGAACATAGCAGAGAACGAACTTATGGACCAGTCGACTGGGAGGAAAGAGAATGGCGAGTAAGAGCATTGTGGGATAGCAGAGATAGTCTTCCTCGATCGGAAGTGCATGATGATGACTGGAATTCTCGATATGACAATTCTGTATCGGACTGGAAGTCAAGCGACACCCGAAAATGGGATAATCAATCTGTACATATTCGTGGTCATTATAGGAACGATCGATCGAAGGAATTAGAAATAGGAGAATCTACGTCGCATAA CAAAAGGAGATCTTATAATAGTTCTGAAACTAGAGAGGAGTGTACAGTTCATACCTCCAAACAAGCATCCTTGTATGGTAGTATGAAAGAAGAACCtatcaataaaaaattaatggaaCTCGCAGAAGGTAAAATATCTACAACTCGGGAGAAATCTACTGACAGTTTTCAAAAGAAGACATTGCCAAAAGAAAAATCGGAAGTAAAAGAAACCGTTACGAGTGAACCAAAACGTTCTTGTATCGACGAATCTTTGCAAACCCTTCATACCGAAAGTGATCTTAGTGATATTAGTGATGATCCAGACGATATACTAAATATGGAAGATATTACG GATGTTGATACGAGTAAGACACGGGCAAATAAGAAAACTCCCGATATTATACAACGAGATGTCCAGTCAATAACTCAAGAGGCAGATCCGTCGTCTCCCAAGGAAACTATAGAAGAAACAGTTTTTAATACTAAAGGAAAAGATAACACAGATACGATGTCATTTAG AAACATGGAAGACGATAATATGGAAACTATGGACTTTGAAGAAATTTCCGACGGTGAACTGGAAGAGGACATTAAAACAAGTGGTAAAGGTTTAGGCGATGCTTTAGGAGTCGATTGGGAAAGCCTCGTAAAAGAAACACAACCTCGAAGATCTGTATCGTGTAATCAAAATGCAGAAAACCGTTGGCAGTGTAAAGCGATTCTCCATAGAATTGGCGTTTCTGCGAAATATGCAGGCGACGATCTAAtgaaaaaattaacaaaaaaatatGGAAAAGATG aTCACTCGGAATTTTTTCTTCACAATATTGCATTTATGCACACGGCACTTGCACGAAATCGTCTATTACATGACTTAAACAATGATATATTGCCCGCGGTCGATGATTTTCTGTATAG GAACGGCAATGTAAATAGTGAAGAGGATTGCGAGGACGTGGATTACGATTTAGAAGTTCTGAGACCTTGTACAACTTTATACGAAGAGGCAAAATGTTTATTACAACAAACTGTATGA
- the LOC143340603 gene encoding monocarboxylate transporter 5-like isoform X1 produces MAHTTVSSSDKTNKHDKKSTSENVDCKSMDHITPDTMQQPLPPDGGWGYVVVLASFLIHVITDGVTYSFGVFYLEFLHYFQEGKGATAWVASILVGVTLCSGPISGSFVNKFGCRTVTIAGSILASACLLASMWAQRIIILYLTIGIGTGLGFGLIYLPAIVSVTCYFEKYRSLATGIAVCGSGLGTLVFAPCLEYLIARYGWRGTLMICSGIVLNCIILGALFRPLKTSKSQRRSSSKKSLQDSAKSQEDDTKLYTVSFRRVTNGAGVISSISQPALISKNVLCQESLEDIQKEIPNLLPIHNEEMVYIRESLKNLPNKIEYSNTNSKKFKAYCKSKIGNFQEILDISILKDPVFILFTFSNFCTSIGFYVPYVYVLPQAEEQGINKNDASYLLAVIGIANTVGRIVLGYISDKSWVNRLLVYNLCLTICGISTILSTVCTSFTTFAFYSSIFGFTSGAYVGLTSVILVDLLGLNHLTNAFGLLLLFQGFASLLGPPIAGWLYDALKSYDPGFFTAGGMITISGLILFFIPLIQKKVQQNINNKEMKNTISNDSV; encoded by the exons ATGGCACACACGACCGTCAGTTCCTCCGACAAGACaaacaaacacgataaaaaaagTACTAGCGAAAATGTCGACTGTAAATCAATGGATCACATCACGCCAGATACCATGCAACAACCCTTACCACCGGATGGAGGATGGGGCTACGTCGTTGTCCTTGCATCCTTCTTGATCCATGTAATTA CTGATGGCGTGACTTATTCCTTCGGTGTCTTTTACTTAGAGTTTCTACATTACTTTCAAGAAGGAAAAGGTGCGACGGCATGGGTTGCGTCGATATTAGTGGGTGTCACCTTGTGCTCGG ggcCGATATCAGGTtcatttgtaaataaattcggATGTCGAACAGTAACTATAGCTGGTTCTATACTAGCAAGCGCGTGTTTACTGGCGAGTATGTGGGCTCAACGCATCATAATCCTGTATTTGACAATCGGTATTGGAACAG GGTTAGGTTTCGGCTTAATCTATTTGCCTGCGATCGTAAGCGTTACATGCTACTTTGAGAAATATCGTTCCCTTGCAACGGGAATTGCAGTATGCGGTTCCGGCTTAGGTACGTTAGTCTTTGCCCCGTGCTTAGAGTACCTAATAGCAAGGTACGGATGGCGGGGAACGCTTATGATCTGTTCCGGAATCGTTTTGAATTGCATCATTCTCGGGGCACTCTTTAGGCCTCTGAAGACAAGTAAATCGCAAAGAAGAAGTTCTTCGAAG AAATCGTTGCAGGATTCCGCAAAAAGCCAAGAAGATGATACGAAATTATATACAGTTAGTTTTCGAAGGGTGACGAACGGTGCTGGTGTAATATCCAGCATTAGTCAGCCTGCTTTAATCTCAAAAAATGTACTATGTCAAGAAAGTTTGGAGGACATCCAGAAAGAAAT acCAAATTTACTACCAATACATAATGAAGAAATGGTTTATATTCGTGAATCATTAAAAAATTTACCTAATAAGATAGAATACTCAAACACAAATAGTAAAAAGTTTAAAGCCTACTGCAAAAGCAAGATAGGTAATTTTCAAGAAATATTGGATATTTCTATATTAAAGGATccagtatttattttatttaccttTTCCAACTTTTGCACCAGTATTGGATTTTATGTACCATATGTGTATGTATTG CCTCAAGCAGAGGAACAAGGAATTAATAAAAATGATGCAAGTTATCTTCTTGCAGTAATTGGAATTGCTAATACTGTAGGGCGTATTGTTTTGGGATATATATCGGATAAATCGTGGGTTAATCGATTATTAGTATATAATTTATGTCTTACAATATGTGGTATTT CTACAATTCTTAGTACAGTATGTACATCTTTTACAACATTTGCATTTTACTCTTCTATATTTGGATTCACATCTGGTGCTTATGTTGGTTTAACATCTGTAATTTTAGTAGATTTATTAGGTTTGAATCACCTTACAAATGCTTTTGGtctacttttattatttcaAGGTTTTGCATCACTTTTAGGACCACCCATTGCAG GGTGGTTATATGATGCACTCAAGTCTTATGATCCTGGATTCTTCACTGCCGGAGGTATGATTACCATTAGTGGATTGATACTATTCTTTATACCGCTTATTCAAAAAAAGGTACagcaaaatataaataataaagaaatgaaaaatacaATAAGCAATGATTCTGTCTAA
- the LOC143340603 gene encoding monocarboxylate transporter 12-like isoform X2, protein MAHTTVSSSDKTNKHDKKSTSENVDCKSMDHITPDTMQQPLPPDGGWGYVVVLASFLIHVITDGVTYSFGVFYLEFLHYFQEGKGATAWVASILVGVTLCSGPISGSFVNKFGCRTVTIAGSILASACLLASMWAQRIIILYLTIGIGTGLGFGLIYLPAIVSVTCYFEKYRSLATGIAVCGSGLGTLVFAPCLEYLIARYGWRGTLMICSGIVLNCIILGALFRPLKTSKSQRRSSSKDSAKSQEDDTKLYTVSFRRVTNGAGVISSISQPALISKNVLCQESLEDIQKEIPNLLPIHNEEMVYIRESLKNLPNKIEYSNTNSKKFKAYCKSKIGNFQEILDISILKDPVFILFTFSNFCTSIGFYVPYVYVLPQAEEQGINKNDASYLLAVIGIANTVGRIVLGYISDKSWVNRLLVYNLCLTICGISTILSTVCTSFTTFAFYSSIFGFTSGAYVGLTSVILVDLLGLNHLTNAFGLLLLFQGFASLLGPPIAGWLYDALKSYDPGFFTAGGMITISGLILFFIPLIQKKVQQNINNKEMKNTISNDSV, encoded by the exons ATGGCACACACGACCGTCAGTTCCTCCGACAAGACaaacaaacacgataaaaaaagTACTAGCGAAAATGTCGACTGTAAATCAATGGATCACATCACGCCAGATACCATGCAACAACCCTTACCACCGGATGGAGGATGGGGCTACGTCGTTGTCCTTGCATCCTTCTTGATCCATGTAATTA CTGATGGCGTGACTTATTCCTTCGGTGTCTTTTACTTAGAGTTTCTACATTACTTTCAAGAAGGAAAAGGTGCGACGGCATGGGTTGCGTCGATATTAGTGGGTGTCACCTTGTGCTCGG ggcCGATATCAGGTtcatttgtaaataaattcggATGTCGAACAGTAACTATAGCTGGTTCTATACTAGCAAGCGCGTGTTTACTGGCGAGTATGTGGGCTCAACGCATCATAATCCTGTATTTGACAATCGGTATTGGAACAG GGTTAGGTTTCGGCTTAATCTATTTGCCTGCGATCGTAAGCGTTACATGCTACTTTGAGAAATATCGTTCCCTTGCAACGGGAATTGCAGTATGCGGTTCCGGCTTAGGTACGTTAGTCTTTGCCCCGTGCTTAGAGTACCTAATAGCAAGGTACGGATGGCGGGGAACGCTTATGATCTGTTCCGGAATCGTTTTGAATTGCATCATTCTCGGGGCACTCTTTAGGCCTCTGAAGACAAGTAAATCGCAAAGAAGAAGTTCTTCGAAG GATTCCGCAAAAAGCCAAGAAGATGATACGAAATTATATACAGTTAGTTTTCGAAGGGTGACGAACGGTGCTGGTGTAATATCCAGCATTAGTCAGCCTGCTTTAATCTCAAAAAATGTACTATGTCAAGAAAGTTTGGAGGACATCCAGAAAGAAAT acCAAATTTACTACCAATACATAATGAAGAAATGGTTTATATTCGTGAATCATTAAAAAATTTACCTAATAAGATAGAATACTCAAACACAAATAGTAAAAAGTTTAAAGCCTACTGCAAAAGCAAGATAGGTAATTTTCAAGAAATATTGGATATTTCTATATTAAAGGATccagtatttattttatttaccttTTCCAACTTTTGCACCAGTATTGGATTTTATGTACCATATGTGTATGTATTG CCTCAAGCAGAGGAACAAGGAATTAATAAAAATGATGCAAGTTATCTTCTTGCAGTAATTGGAATTGCTAATACTGTAGGGCGTATTGTTTTGGGATATATATCGGATAAATCGTGGGTTAATCGATTATTAGTATATAATTTATGTCTTACAATATGTGGTATTT CTACAATTCTTAGTACAGTATGTACATCTTTTACAACATTTGCATTTTACTCTTCTATATTTGGATTCACATCTGGTGCTTATGTTGGTTTAACATCTGTAATTTTAGTAGATTTATTAGGTTTGAATCACCTTACAAATGCTTTTGGtctacttttattatttcaAGGTTTTGCATCACTTTTAGGACCACCCATTGCAG GGTGGTTATATGATGCACTCAAGTCTTATGATCCTGGATTCTTCACTGCCGGAGGTATGATTACCATTAGTGGATTGATACTATTCTTTATACCGCTTATTCAAAAAAAGGTACagcaaaatataaataataaagaaatgaaaaatacaATAAGCAATGATTCTGTCTAA